From one Bacteroides fragilis NCTC 9343 genomic stretch:
- a CDS encoding V-type ATP synthase subunit A: MATKGTVSGVIANMVTLVVDGPVAQNEICYISTGGDKLMAEVIKVVGTHVYVQVFESTRGLKVGAEAEFTGHMLEVTLGPGMLSKNYDGLQNDLDKMDGVFLKRGQYTYPLDKGSVWHFVPLVSVGDKVEASAWLGQVDENFQPLKIMVPFTQKGVCTVKSIVPEGDYKIEDVVAVLVDEEGNTVEVNMIQKWPVKRAMTNYKEKPRPFKLLETGVRVIDTVNPIVEGGTGFIPGPFGTGKTVLQHAISKQAEADIVIIAACGERANEVVEIFTEFPELVDPHTGRKLMERTIIIANTSNMPVAAREASVYTAMTIAEYYRAMGLKVLLMADSTSRWAQALREMSNRMEELPGPDAFPMDLSSIISNFYGRAGYVKLNNGESGSITFIGTVSPAGGNLKEPVTENTKKVARCFYALEQDRADKKRYPAVNPIDSYSKYIEYPEFEAYIAEHINDEWIGKVNEIKTRLQRGKEIAEQINILGDDGVPVEYHVIFWKSELIDFVILQQDAFDEIDAVTPMERQEAILNMVIDICHTEFEFDNFNEVMDYFKKMINICKQMNYSKFKSEQYEGFQKQLEELVAERSVK; the protein is encoded by the coding sequence ATGGCAACAAAAGGAACTGTTAGTGGCGTTATTGCCAACATGGTGACCCTCGTCGTTGATGGGCCGGTAGCTCAGAATGAGATCTGTTATATCTCAACCGGCGGAGACAAATTAATGGCGGAGGTGATTAAGGTCGTAGGTACACATGTATATGTCCAGGTGTTCGAAAGTACTCGTGGACTGAAAGTGGGAGCCGAGGCCGAATTTACCGGACACATGCTTGAAGTGACTTTAGGTCCCGGTATGTTATCAAAGAATTATGATGGTCTGCAAAACGACCTTGATAAGATGGATGGAGTATTCCTGAAGAGAGGACAATATACTTATCCGTTGGATAAAGGAAGTGTATGGCATTTTGTTCCCCTTGTCAGTGTGGGGGATAAAGTGGAAGCATCTGCCTGGTTAGGACAGGTGGACGAGAACTTCCAGCCATTGAAGATTATGGTGCCTTTCACTCAGAAAGGTGTTTGCACGGTGAAGTCGATTGTTCCCGAAGGCGATTACAAGATTGAAGATGTGGTTGCAGTTTTGGTGGACGAAGAAGGAAATACCGTTGAAGTGAATATGATCCAGAAATGGCCGGTGAAGCGGGCTATGACGAATTATAAAGAAAAACCGCGTCCGTTCAAGTTGCTTGAAACCGGTGTGCGTGTGATCGATACTGTCAATCCGATAGTGGAAGGCGGTACCGGATTTATTCCCGGTCCGTTCGGTACGGGTAAGACGGTACTTCAGCATGCCATTTCAAAACAGGCCGAAGCCGATATCGTGATTATCGCTGCTTGTGGGGAGCGTGCAAATGAAGTTGTGGAAATCTTTACCGAATTTCCGGAATTGGTGGACCCGCACACGGGACGTAAGCTGATGGAGCGTACCATTATTATCGCAAATACATCGAACATGCCGGTAGCAGCGCGTGAAGCTTCTGTGTATACGGCCATGACGATTGCCGAATACTATCGTGCCATGGGATTGAAAGTCCTGCTGATGGCAGACTCCACTTCCCGTTGGGCGCAGGCATTGCGTGAGATGTCGAACCGTATGGAGGAGTTGCCCGGACCGGATGCATTCCCGATGGACCTGTCCTCAATCATTTCTAACTTCTATGGCCGTGCAGGCTACGTGAAACTGAATAACGGCGAGAGCGGTTCTATTACCTTTATCGGTACAGTATCACCTGCCGGTGGTAACTTGAAGGAGCCGGTGACAGAGAACACCAAGAAGGTAGCCCGTTGTTTCTATGCTCTGGAGCAGGATCGTGCCGATAAGAAGCGTTATCCGGCTGTAAATCCGATCGATTCTTATTCCAAGTATATCGAATATCCTGAATTTGAAGCATACATTGCCGAGCATATCAATGATGAGTGGATCGGTAAGGTGAACGAAATCAAAACTCGCTTGCAACGCGGTAAGGAGATTGCCGAGCAGATCAATATCCTGGGTGATGACGGTGTACCGGTAGAGTATCACGTAATCTTCTGGAAGTCCGAGTTGATAGACTTCGTTATCTTGCAGCAGGATGCGTTCGACGAGATTGATGCCGTGACTCCGATGGAGCGTCAGGAGGCTATCTTGAATATGGTGATAGACATCTGTCATACGGAATTTGAGTTTGATAACTTTAATGAGGTTATGGATTACTTCAAGAAGATGATTAACATCTGCAAGCAAATGAACTATTCGAAGTTCAAGTCGGAACAATATGAAGGTTTCCAGAAGCAATTGGAGGAGTTGGTTGCCGAGAGAAGTGTCAAATAG
- a CDS encoding DUF2764 domain-containing protein, with amino-acid sequence MSKYYYLVAGLPELTLEDSKLSYTVADFKTEIYTGLSVSDQKLIDLFYLKFDNANVLKLLKDKEAAIDTRGNFSAEELAEYISTLKEGGEVSAKEFPTYLATFISAYFNTPAENAVLLEDHLAALYYDYAMKCGNKFVASWFEFNLTINNILVALTARKYKWDIACNIVGDTEICEALRTSGARDFGLSGEVDFLDQLVKISEITELVEREKKLDALRWNWMEDAIFFDYFTIERIFAFLLKLEMIERWISLDKERGNQLFRSIIESLKNEVQIPAEFR; translated from the coding sequence ATGAGTAAATATTATTACTTGGTAGCCGGTTTGCCGGAACTCACACTTGAGGACAGCAAGCTGAGCTATACAGTAGCTGATTTTAAAACGGAAATTTACACGGGCTTGTCAGTTTCAGATCAGAAATTGATTGATCTGTTTTATTTGAAGTTTGACAATGCCAATGTGCTGAAGCTCTTGAAAGATAAGGAAGCCGCTATTGATACTCGGGGAAATTTTTCCGCGGAGGAACTGGCGGAATATATTTCTACCCTTAAAGAGGGAGGAGAAGTCAGTGCCAAGGAGTTTCCCACTTATCTTGCTACTTTCATTTCCGCTTATTTTAATACTCCGGCAGAGAATGCTGTTTTATTGGAAGATCATCTGGCTGCACTTTATTATGATTATGCGATGAAGTGTGGAAATAAGTTTGTGGCTTCCTGGTTTGAATTTAATCTCACTATTAACAATATTCTCGTAGCATTGACTGCGCGTAAATATAAATGGGATATTGCCTGCAATATTGTGGGTGATACGGAGATCTGTGAGGCATTGCGGACTTCCGGAGCCAGAGATTTCGGACTGTCGGGCGAAGTGGACTTTCTTGACCAGTTGGTGAAAATCAGCGAAATAACAGAACTGGTGGAACGTGAGAAAAAGCTGGATGCTTTGCGGTGGAACTGGATGGAAGATGCTATCTTCTTCGATTATTTCACTATCGAACGTATTTTTGCTTTTCTGTTGAAACTGGAAATGATTGAACGTTGGATCTCTCTGGATAAGGAAAGAGGCAATCAATTGTTCCGAAGTATCATAGAGTCACTGAAGAATGAAGTGCAGATTCCTGCTGAATTCAGGTAA
- a CDS encoding V-type ATP synthase subunit E family protein gives MENKIQELTDKIYREGVEKGNEEARRLIANAQEEAKKIVEDAHKEAESIIASSRKSADELTENTKSELKLFAGQAVNALKSEIATMVTDKIVTAPVKEFAQNKDFLNAFIVALASKWSVDEPIIISTSDAESLKKYFAANAKALLDKGVTIEQVNGIKALFSVSPADGSYKVNFGEEEFMNYFKAFLRPQLVEMLF, from the coding sequence ATGGAAAACAAAATTCAAGAGTTGACCGATAAGATTTATCGTGAAGGCGTGGAAAAAGGTAATGAAGAGGCCCGCCGTCTTATTGCGAATGCTCAGGAAGAAGCTAAAAAAATTGTTGAAGATGCCCATAAAGAAGCTGAATCAATTATTGCCTCCTCTCGTAAATCTGCCGACGAACTGACAGAAAACACCAAATCAGAACTGAAACTTTTTGCCGGTCAGGCTGTGAATGCTTTAAAATCGGAAATAGCCACTATGGTGACTGACAAGATTGTGACTGCACCGGTAAAGGAGTTTGCACAAAATAAAGATTTTCTGAATGCATTTATCGTAGCTCTGGCTTCTAAATGGAGTGTAGACGAACCGATTATCATCTCAACTTCTGATGCGGAGTCTTTGAAAAAGTATTTTGCTGCCAATGCTAAAGCATTGTTAGATAAAGGTGTTACCATAGAACAAGTGAATGGCATAAAGGCATTGTTTTCCGTATCTCCTGCAGACGGTTCATATAAAGTGAATTTCGGAGAAGAGGAATTTATGAATTACTTTAAAGCATTCCTGCGTCCTCAGTTGGTAGAAATGTTATTCTAA
- the nagA gene encoding N-acetylglucosamine-6-phosphate deacetylase: protein MLTQIINGRIFTPQGWLNEGSVLMRDGKILEVTNCDLALIGANLVDARGMYIVPGFVCMHAHGGGGHDFTECTEEAFRTAIAAHMKHGATSFFPTLSSSPFSEIRKAVDICEKLMAEPDSPILGLHVEGPYLNRKMAGEQFANQVKEVDVAEYTSLLESTDCIKRWDASPELPGALDFARYLKSKGIVGAVSHTEAEYDGIKEAYEAGFTHAAHFYNAMPGFHKRREYKYEGTVESVYLTDGMTIELIADGIHLPSTILKLAYKLKGVEHTCLVTDALSYAAAEGKAIDDPRIIIEDGVCKLADRSALAGSIATMDQLVRTMVKADIPLADAIRMASETPARIMGVYDRKGSLQKDKDADILILDRDLNVKAVWAMGQLVKES from the coding sequence ATGTTGACTCAAATTATCAATGGACGCATATTTACTCCGCAAGGTTGGTTGAACGAAGGTTCTGTGTTGATGAGAGATGGAAAAATTCTGGAAGTAACTAATTGCGACCTGGCGCTGATCGGTGCCAATCTGGTGGATGCCAGAGGAATGTATATTGTTCCCGGCTTTGTTTGTATGCATGCCCATGGTGGGGGAGGACACGATTTTACAGAATGTACCGAAGAGGCTTTCCGTACGGCGATAGCTGCACACATGAAGCACGGTGCCACCAGCTTTTTCCCGACACTTTCTTCTTCTCCGTTCTCCGAAATACGCAAAGCTGTAGATATATGCGAAAAACTGATGGCCGAACCCGATAGCCCGATACTCGGCTTACATGTGGAAGGCCCTTACCTGAACCGTAAGATGGCGGGAGAACAGTTTGCAAACCAAGTGAAAGAAGTCGATGTGGCAGAATACACCTCTTTGCTTGAAAGCACCGATTGCATCAAGCGTTGGGATGCCTCTCCCGAACTGCCCGGAGCACTTGACTTTGCACGTTATCTGAAGTCGAAGGGAATTGTAGGAGCTGTTTCGCATACGGAAGCCGAATATGATGGCATAAAGGAAGCATACGAGGCGGGATTTACACATGCTGCGCACTTCTACAATGCAATGCCGGGCTTTCATAAGCGTCGCGAATATAAATACGAGGGAACGGTTGAGAGCGTCTACCTGACCGATGGCATGACTATCGAGCTGATTGCTGACGGCATTCATTTGCCTTCCACTATTTTGAAACTGGCTTATAAGCTGAAGGGTGTGGAGCATACTTGTCTGGTGACCGACGCGCTTTCATATGCGGCTGCTGAAGGTAAGGCGATCGACGATCCCCGTATTATTATAGAAGACGGTGTGTGCAAGCTTGCCGACCGTTCGGCCTTGGCAGGTAGTATTGCTACCATGGATCAGTTGGTACGTACGATGGTGAAGGCTGATATTCCCCTGGCAGATGCCATACGTATGGCTTCTGAGACTCCTGCCCGTATTATGGGAGTTTATGACCGTAAAGGATCTCTCCAGAAGGATAAAGATGCGGATATTCTGATTCTGGATCGTGATCTGAACGTCAAGGCGGTATGGGCTATGGGGCAGTTGGTGAAAGAGTCGTAA
- a CDS encoding response regulator transcription factor codes for MKILIIEDEPSLRELIQRSLEKERYVVEAAADFQSGLRKIEDYDYDCVLLDIMLPDGNGLNLLEQLKKMRKRENVIIISAKDSLDDKVLGLELGADDYLPKPFHLAELNARIKSVIRRQRRDGEMDIRLANIRIVPDTFQVFVDDKEIELNRKEYDILLYFANRPGRLVNKNTLAESVWGDHIDQVDNFDFIYAQIKNLRKKLKDAGALAELKAVYGFGYKMTVE; via the coding sequence ATGAAAATATTAATTATCGAAGACGAACCCTCACTGAGGGAACTGATCCAGCGTTCGCTCGAAAAAGAACGCTATGTAGTGGAAGCTGCCGCAGACTTCCAGTCGGGATTACGCAAGATAGAGGACTACGATTACGACTGTGTCTTGCTGGACATTATGTTGCCTGACGGCAATGGGCTGAACCTGCTGGAGCAACTGAAAAAGATGCGTAAACGGGAAAACGTAATTATCATCTCGGCCAAAGACTCCCTGGACGATAAAGTACTGGGACTGGAACTGGGTGCCGACGACTATCTGCCCAAACCCTTTCACCTGGCCGAATTAAATGCCCGCATCAAAAGTGTGATCCGACGCCAGCGCCGCGACGGAGAAATGGACATACGCCTGGCCAACATACGTATTGTCCCCGATACATTCCAGGTATTCGTAGATGACAAGGAAATAGAATTAAACCGCAAAGAGTATGATATCCTTCTCTACTTTGCCAACCGTCCCGGACGACTGGTAAACAAAAACACGCTTGCCGAATCGGTGTGGGGAGATCATATCGACCAGGTAGACAATTTTGATTTCATCTATGCGCAAATCAAGAACCTGAGAAAGAAACTCAAAGATGCCGGTGCCTTGGCAGAACTGAAGGCTGTATATGGATTCGGCTACAAAATGACTGTTGAATAA
- a CDS encoding sensor histidine kinase, with amino-acid sequence MKLIYRIIIRIALMLTVVLGAWAVFFYIAVIDEVNDEVDDSLEDYSETIIIRALAGEELPSKNNGSNNQYYLRKVSKEYADEREDICYKDSMVYIVEKEETEPARILTTLFKDDEGQYYELTVSTPTIEKDDLKDAMLGWIIFLYIVLLLTILIVCIWIFHRSMKPLYNLLRWLDAYRIGRPNRPLKNETQITEFRKLNEAAIRNAERSEHIFEQQKQFIGNASHEMQTPLAICRNRLEMLMEDDSLSEAQLEELIKTHQTLEHITKLNKSLLLLSKIDNGQFSDTRTVEFNSMLKRYIEDYKEVYGYREIELTLDEQGIFRAEMNESLAVALITNLLKNAFVHNVDGGHIRIEITGHSMTFRNSGAGRPLDATHIFERFYQGSKKEGSTGLGLAIADSICKLQHLTLRYYFEKDEHCFELRKNNFTTDYAD; translated from the coding sequence ATGAAGTTGATATACCGCATTATCATCCGCATCGCACTCATGCTGACAGTTGTTCTCGGGGCATGGGCTGTATTTTTCTATATAGCCGTAATAGATGAAGTGAACGACGAAGTAGACGACTCTCTGGAGGATTACTCGGAAACCATCATTATCCGTGCCCTGGCCGGAGAAGAACTGCCCTCGAAAAACAATGGGTCGAACAATCAATACTATCTTAGAAAAGTAAGCAAAGAGTATGCCGACGAACGCGAAGATATCTGCTACAAAGACTCCATGGTCTACATTGTGGAGAAGGAAGAGACCGAACCGGCACGCATACTGACCACCTTATTCAAAGATGACGAAGGACAATATTACGAGCTTACCGTATCGACACCGACGATCGAGAAGGACGACCTGAAAGACGCCATGCTGGGATGGATTATTTTTCTGTACATCGTCCTGCTGCTCACCATCCTGATTGTCTGCATCTGGATATTTCACCGCAGCATGAAGCCACTTTACAACCTGCTGCGCTGGCTGGATGCCTACAGGATAGGTCGTCCCAATCGCCCTTTGAAGAATGAAACGCAAATTACGGAGTTCAGGAAGCTGAACGAGGCAGCCATCCGCAACGCGGAACGAAGCGAGCACATCTTTGAACAGCAAAAGCAATTCATCGGCAATGCTTCACACGAAATGCAAACACCGTTGGCCATCTGTCGGAATCGCCTGGAAATGCTGATGGAAGACGACTCCTTGTCTGAAGCACAGTTGGAAGAGCTGATAAAAACGCACCAGACCCTGGAGCATATCACTAAGCTCAATAAATCGCTGCTGTTACTGTCCAAAATAGATAACGGACAATTCTCCGATACCCGAACGGTGGAGTTCAACAGCATGCTCAAGCGATATATAGAAGATTATAAAGAAGTATACGGCTATCGGGAAATTGAGCTGACGCTGGATGAACAGGGAATATTCCGGGCGGAGATGAATGAATCGCTGGCAGTAGCCCTGATAACGAACCTGCTCAAAAATGCGTTTGTACACAACGTAGACGGTGGGCATATCCGGATTGAAATAACCGGTCATAGCATGACCTTCAGGAATAGCGGCGCAGGCCGCCCCCTGGATGCGACCCATATCTTTGAACGATTCTATCAGGGAAGCAAAAAGGAAGGTTCGACCGGACTGGGACTTGCCATAGCCGACTCCATCTGCAAATTACAGCATCTCACACTCAGGTATTATTTTGAGAAAGATGAACACTGTTTCGAATTGCGGAAGAACAATTTCACCACAGATTACGCAGATTAA
- a CDS encoding PepSY-like domain-containing protein, translating into MKKLLLLFVCLFTLQTIARADDDKPIQVSQMPQKAQQFIKQHFAGSNIAMAKVESDFLQKSYDVIFTDGNKVEFDKKGNWTEVNCKFSVVPQGIIPSPIQKYTATNYPDAKVLKIERDKTDYEVKLSNGWELKFDSKFNLIDIDN; encoded by the coding sequence ATGAAAAAGTTACTTCTTTTATTCGTATGCCTGTTCACTCTGCAAACCATCGCAAGAGCGGACGATGATAAACCGATTCAAGTAAGCCAGATGCCGCAGAAGGCACAGCAGTTCATCAAACAACACTTTGCCGGCAGCAACATTGCCATGGCCAAAGTTGAAAGCGATTTCTTACAGAAAAGCTACGATGTCATCTTCACCGACGGCAACAAAGTAGAGTTCGACAAGAAAGGAAACTGGACTGAAGTAAATTGCAAATTCAGTGTAGTGCCACAGGGCATCATCCCCTCTCCTATCCAAAAATATACAGCCACTAATTATCCGGACGCTAAAGTTCTGAAAATAGAACGCGATAAAACGGATTATGAAGTGAAACTATCCAATGGTTGGGAACTAAAATTTGACTCTAAATTTAATTTAATCGATATTGATAACTAA
- a CDS encoding PepSY-like domain-containing protein gives MKLKMYFLLLALGALGLQSCNDDDDHLSSVPTELKNAFTEKYPSVSNEKWETKGNYYIAEFRQQNYETSAWFTPNGIWQMTETDLPYQALPAAVKSAFESSEYAKWKVDDVDMLERPDMEKVYVIEVESGKQEFDLYYSEEGILVKSVADTDNDSENYLPAEIPAAIETFIKKQYPNARLVEIEVEHGMTEVDIIDGNISKEIVFNSSNEWISTSWDVRRNELPKTVTHAIASSEKYAGYQIDDADFVETPEGEYYLVELEKGELEVKVKVNAEGEFI, from the coding sequence ATGAAATTGAAAATGTATTTTCTTCTTCTAGCACTGGGTGCCCTGGGATTACAAAGCTGTAATGACGATGACGATCATCTGTCTTCCGTGCCCACGGAACTGAAAAACGCATTTACCGAAAAGTATCCGTCTGTCAGCAACGAAAAGTGGGAAACAAAAGGCAACTATTACATAGCGGAATTCCGTCAACAGAACTACGAAACCTCGGCCTGGTTTACTCCGAACGGAATATGGCAAATGACAGAGACCGACCTCCCTTATCAGGCTCTGCCGGCAGCTGTGAAGAGTGCATTCGAAAGCAGTGAATACGCCAAGTGGAAAGTAGACGATGTGGACATGTTGGAACGTCCGGACATGGAGAAGGTATACGTCATCGAGGTAGAGTCCGGAAAGCAGGAATTCGACCTGTATTACTCGGAAGAGGGCATCCTGGTGAAAAGCGTTGCGGATACGGACAACGATTCAGAGAACTATCTGCCTGCCGAGATTCCGGCAGCCATTGAGACCTTTATCAAAAAGCAATATCCAAACGCACGCCTGGTCGAAATCGAAGTGGAGCACGGGATGACTGAAGTAGACATCATCGACGGTAATATCAGTAAAGAAATTGTATTCAACAGCTCTAACGAATGGATATCTACTTCTTGGGACGTACGCCGCAACGAACTACCGAAAACAGTGACCCATGCGATCGCTTCTTCAGAGAAATATGCGGGATATCAAATCGATGACGCAGACTTTGTTGAAACACCCGAAGGAGAATATTATCTGGTTGAACTGGAAAAAGGAGAATTGGAAGTGAAAGTAAAGGTGAACGCTGAAGGAGAGTTTATCTGA
- a CDS encoding fragipain gives MKLKITLYSVCLLMLLAACQQDGPTPEPSVGSRTVLVYMIAQNSLAPLASADIEEMKEGMRQVDATSGNLLVYIDDYSAPRLIRLGKDKKGKVVEETIENYPEQNSADANVMKKVISTAFNQYKAEKYGMVFWSHGEGWIPSPAKTRWFGQDGNNYMDIADLHAALQVAPDLDFLFFDACFMEAVEVAYALRDCGSYLISSPTEIPGPGAPYQTVVPAMFSAENAALKIASCYYDYYQSRYNDGIGMSNEDWTGGVSVGVAKMSELENLAVATSKVLPRYITGKQNFDLSGVMCYDRRTDKQYYYDLDRFIYQITAGNGDYDSWREAFDKVMVYWKSTPRNYSAYAGMFTMNQDAKGLSTYIPRMSAPSLNASYQQTEWYKVSGWADTGWYKN, from the coding sequence ATGAAACTGAAAATAACCTTGTATTCCGTATGTCTGCTTATGCTGCTTGCTGCCTGTCAGCAGGATGGGCCGACACCTGAACCGAGTGTAGGTTCGCGTACCGTGTTAGTGTATATGATAGCCCAGAACTCTTTGGCACCGTTGGCCTCGGCCGATATTGAAGAGATGAAAGAGGGAATGCGGCAGGTTGATGCCACATCCGGTAATCTGCTGGTGTATATAGACGATTATTCGGCTCCCCGGCTGATTCGTCTGGGAAAAGACAAAAAAGGAAAAGTGGTGGAAGAGACCATTGAAAATTACCCGGAGCAAAATTCGGCCGATGCAAATGTGATGAAAAAGGTTATATCTACTGCCTTCAATCAATATAAAGCGGAGAAGTATGGCATGGTCTTCTGGTCGCACGGTGAGGGATGGATACCTTCTCCGGCAAAGACACGTTGGTTTGGTCAGGACGGCAATAACTATATGGATATAGCTGATTTGCACGCAGCCTTACAGGTGGCGCCCGACCTCGACTTCTTGTTTTTCGATGCATGTTTTATGGAAGCTGTAGAGGTGGCGTATGCGTTGCGCGACTGCGGAAGTTACCTGATCAGTTCGCCTACCGAGATTCCGGGGCCGGGCGCTCCTTATCAGACAGTGGTTCCCGCGATGTTTTCTGCCGAAAATGCAGCTTTGAAGATTGCTTCCTGCTATTATGATTACTATCAAAGCAGATATAATGACGGAATCGGTATGTCCAATGAAGATTGGACCGGTGGTGTTTCTGTTGGGGTTGCCAAGATGAGTGAACTTGAGAATCTGGCTGTTGCAACGTCCAAAGTGCTGCCCAGGTATATCACCGGGAAACAGAATTTTGATCTTTCCGGAGTGATGTGTTATGATCGCCGCACTGATAAGCAATATTATTATGATTTAGATCGGTTCATCTATCAGATAACTGCAGGGAACGGCGATTATGATAGTTGGCGGGAGGCGTTCGATAAGGTAATGGTTTACTGGAAATCCACTCCCCGCAACTATTCTGCCTACGCCGGGATGTTCACGATGAATCAGGATGCGAAAGGGCTTTCTACCTATATTCCCCGTATGTCCGCTCCGTCGTTGAATGCTTCTTACCAGCAGACTGAATGGTATAAGGTATCCGGTTGGGCGGATACCGGTTGGTATAAGAATTAG
- a CDS encoding sigma-70 family RNA polymerase sigma factor has protein sequence MRQLKITKSITNRESASLDKYLQEIGREDLITVEEEVELAQRIRKGDRVALEKLTRANLRFVVSVAKQYQNQGLSLPDLINEGNLGLIKAAEKFDETRGFKFISYAVWWIRQSILQALAEQSRIVRLPLNQVGSLNKISKAFSKFEQENERRPSPEELAGELDIPVDKISDTLKVSGRHISVDAPFVEGEDNSLLDVLVNDDSPMADRSLVNESLAREIDRALSTLTDREKEIIQMFFGIGQQEMTLEEIGDKFGLTRERVRQIKEKAIRRLRQSNRSKLLKSYLG, from the coding sequence ATGAGACAACTAAAGATTACCAAAAGTATCACTAACAGAGAGAGCGCTTCTCTTGACAAGTATTTGCAGGAAATCGGTCGCGAGGACCTCATTACTGTAGAGGAGGAAGTAGAACTCGCTCAACGCATTCGTAAGGGTGACCGTGTGGCATTAGAGAAACTGACACGCGCCAATCTTCGTTTCGTCGTATCCGTAGCTAAGCAGTACCAGAACCAAGGCTTGAGTTTGCCCGACTTGATTAATGAAGGCAATTTAGGACTGATCAAAGCTGCCGAGAAGTTTGATGAAACACGTGGCTTCAAGTTTATCAGTTATGCTGTATGGTGGATTCGCCAATCTATTTTGCAGGCATTGGCAGAGCAGTCCCGTATCGTTCGCCTTCCGTTGAACCAGGTCGGTTCGTTGAATAAGATCAGCAAAGCCTTCTCTAAGTTTGAACAGGAAAACGAGCGTCGTCCGTCGCCCGAAGAGTTGGCAGGTGAACTGGATATTCCGGTCGACAAGATCTCCGATACGCTGAAAGTATCCGGCCGCCATATCTCGGTGGACGCTCCTTTCGTTGAAGGAGAAGACAACAGCCTGCTCGATGTGTTGGTGAACGATGATTCGCCCATGGCAGACCGTTCTCTGGTTAATGAGTCTCTTGCGAGGGAAATTGATAGAGCTCTTTCTACGTTAACCGATAGGGAAAAAGAAATCATTCAGATGTTTTTCGGTATCGGACAGCAGGAAATGACATTAGAGGAAATCGGCGACAAATTTGGTCTCACACGTGAGCGTGTTCGTCAGATTAAAGAAAAAGCAATCAGAAGATTAAGACAAAGTAATCGTAGTAAATTGCTCAAATCTTACTTGGGATAA